The sequence below is a genomic window from Oxobacter pfennigii.
GCTGTAATTGAAAACATGTCTGGCCTTCTTGGACTTTTTAGCCCAAAGAAGAGTTTCCTGACTGGCTGTAAAACACCTGCATCCCATATTTGGAGCCGCATTGGGTTTGTTCCATGTTACTTCATTTATGATGTAATAATTCATTTCCATAAGTGCAAAAGCTATGGAATGAATTATATGATATGTTCCGGAAATCCATATGGTACCATTATCAGTTAATACCCTGCCGCATTCCAAAAGCCACTTCTTATTAAAATCATGATCGTCTTTAAGCCCTTCTGACCTGTCCCACTCACCTTTATTTACGCTTGCCATTTTACCGGATTTGCAGGTTATACCGTCGTTGCTTAACTTATATGGCGGGTCGGCAAATATCATGTTTATTGACTTTTCATCAATGCTTCTTAATCTTTCAATGCAATCACCTTGTATTAACTTGAACCACTTATCTTCATAATAGTACATGTAAATAACCTCTCAATTTTATCTGCCTATTTAATAATTCTATCATAAACCCCTGCTATAAGACTACTTTTTAAATATAAAGAGACCACTTTATGGGCATTCCAGCTGCCTATGTCCGGCAACTCCATACCGTGCTTGTTTCCAATTTAAAATTATCCAAAATAAAAACACCTGCTCCATTTTTGGGAATTTTATCCATTAAGGCAGGTGTTGTTACTATGGTGTTACGCCAATGCTTCTTGCATAATCAAACATGGATTTGAACACATCTTTTTCTTTATTAGCCTTGGAAATTCCAGGCTCATATGTTATTCTCTTAATATATAAGTCAGGCTTAAGAAGATTAAACGACATTTTGATGGGTTGAATCTTAAAACCTTTTCTTGAGAATATCGACTTACCGCTATTCTGCAAGAAATCTGCAAAGGAACAACTAGAAAGGAGCCGCAAACTTATGAATAAAATGCCGCCAATAGAAAAAATACATGAGGCCTACAGCGCCATTGCTGATAACCGGGTGGCAGTCGGTAATGGCACTGCAAAAGTGACGTCCTCAAATTATTCTAAAGAATATACAGTTACCTGGGAAGATGGTATATATACTTCAAATGATGATGCATCCTACTGGGGTGGATATGCCGGATACCCAATAATAGCCGTGCTGATGCTGCAAGGCAAAATAAAACTGAATCACTCTATCGTTAAGTACTTTAAAGGAATTAATTGGACAGAGCTTAATGCAAATCATAAAGCAAATTATGCGAAAGCTGTCTCTGAAATTATGGCTGGGCTGAAAATGAATGGAATTGACTGTGATGCGATTGCTGAGGAGATAAATGAAGTCTATAAGCAGATAGAGTTATTGAATATTACTTGTAAGCGGAGTTCTATTAAACCGCCAAAATCAAATTCGGGAAAAAAGAGTTAGCCGCAGGAATTCCGAATTCCATAGCTTCGCCTTAAATATGTCAGTAGTTGTAAAAAATCTCAACACAGTTTTCAGTCTTGTTCTTATCCCTTAACAGCATTAATAACTCTTTTGTAAATCCGCCCAAATCATAATTTTCAATCTGCTGCATATCTGCCCATTCATATTCTTCTGCTTCGTTATTTAAGACTACATTACTTGAATCGGTCTTACACTTGTAATCGATAAAAATAAAATGCTTTTTTTCGTGGAATGTATCACTAAATATACTTTCCTTAAGACCTATCAGTTTAATATCATAAATATTTAACCCCGTTTCCTCCAATATTTCCCGTTTTAATGACTCTTCCATTTTTTCTCCTAATTCAATATGCCCGCCCGGGATTACATATTTATTGCCCCATTTGTGAGACTTGCAAAGAAGTATTTTCTCTTGAGGATTAAAAATCACTGCACTAACAGTTGTTTCAGGATATCTTTTCATCTTTTTTCTCCTATAGTAATTTTTGAATAAATGGCAATGATTTTTTGATCACCAAAGCCACTTTCCTATTCTGCATGGAATACTCCGCTTAACCTTATTCTACCACATCAAGCAGCCTGTTACAGACCGCCCTTTTGCCGTATCAGAAAATTAGCAATCACATCTTGCAGGAGTGGCCCGTCATCCGAAAACTCAATTTTTACCGCCGTATTCCAAGACGGAAGCAATAAGGATTTTTCACCTGTTGAAACTCTGCTACATTAGACCGTCATAAAGTGGCGGCCCCTCATATGCAAAATGTAACGGCTTTGGGTACATAAAAGCCTCCTATCCCAAAGCCGCCGTTTGGCTACCATTTTTGCAATTTTAGCACGACAAATCATCTGCCAAAACTACGGTTTTTTTATTTCCCGCAGGGCAGTTACCTCTCTTTATATTTAATCTTTCCGACCTTTATACTATCACAATAAATTGCGATTGCTTTATTAACAAGCTCCGCTAACCTTTATCCCCATATTCGATTACATCCCTTCTATTTCAATTTTGGACCGACCATTGCTCGGCTTTTCGCTGTTCCTCAATCATATGCGCATACCAGCCGTTTCGGTGCATGAGTTCGTCATGTGTACCTGATTCCCGTATATGTCCTTTGTCCAATACAAGGATATTGTCCGCATTGATGATCGTTTTCAGACGATGCGCAATAACCAATACGGTTTTTCCCTTCATAAGATGGTCAAATGCATGTTGAATTTCTTTTTCATTATCGGCATCTAAGCTAGACGTTGTTTCATCCAGCAGTACGATCGGGGCGTTCCTTAAAAGTGCCCGCGCAATAGAAATACGCTGCTTTTCACCACCGGAAAGGGTGGAGCCGCCTTCCCCGATCATCGTATCATATCCATTTTCCATTTCCATAATAAAATCATGGCAGTGAGCAGCTTTGGCGGCGGCAACGATTTCTTCTTTAGTTGCCGAAGGATTGCCAATTTTGATATTGTTAATAACGGTATCCTGAAGCAGATAGACATCCTGAAATACGATGGCCATTTGATGAGCTAACGTATCAGGCATGATCTTCCGAATATCTTCGTAGCAAATCGTAATACTTCCCTCTGTTACATCCCAAAAACGCGCGATTAAACTTATAATGGTAGTTTTTCCGGACCCGGAAGGTCCGATCAACGCCGTTGTGGTGCCGGGACGCGCGGTAAATGATAGATTATGAAGCACGGAACTCTCTTTCGTATACCCGAAGGAAACATCGTGAAATGATATCTCATAGTTCTTAAAATCCGGCTTTTCCGCCTCATAGGGAAGCGGCTTCTCACCCAAAACGGATAGGATATTGTCTGCGGCCCTAGAAATGGAGCGCACCTGCGGATACAGGGAACTCAGTACCGTCATCATACTGGATATGGAAATTGCCAGCAGCACGAAAAGCAGAAAACTGGCTGCGTTCATGTGCTGCGCGGTTAAAAACCACGTTCCTAAAATCAGTGCGACCGGCACGATCATGGCCGTGATGGAAGAAAAGCTCAGTGCGGCAGGAAGAATGGATATCTCAGTACGAATAGACTCCCGTCTTAAATTTTGGAGCGCGTCGTCCAAACGCCTAAACCTGCTTCCAATCAGAGTATACAGGTGGAACGTCTTGATTCCGCTGATGTATTCAACGATACGAGAGACAACGTTATGATTGGCATTCCGCAGCTTTTCATAATTTCTCTCCGAAACCTTTCCAGAAAGTCTAAGGAACGGAAAGGCGATTAACACAAGAAGCGCGATTGCTAATCCAAACTTCCAGTTTATCAATACCGCTGCTATCATGGAAAGCGCCGTGAAGGAAATCACCTTGATAAAATCACACAGGCAGTGAGTTACAATAGTTTCAAAGTCGTTCACATCTGTGAGTAACGTTCCGCTTAATTTTCCGATACTGTTCTTATTAAAGTAGCCCAAGTTTAAGCTGCGAATATGGTTACCAAGCGTTATGCGCAGCCTGTAAGAAATATCAGGGCCGAGGCACTGCGCCTGCGTAAAGCTGATTGCCTGGACAATGCACCGTAGCAAGAAAACAGTTACCAAAACCAAAACATACCCTTTTAAATTTTCTGTCTGGAACTGTCCCTGAGCTAAATCCAGCAGAACAAACAGCATCACACCATACATACAGGAGTTCAGCAGGGAATCAAACACACTTAATACAATAGGTGAAATGAGTCTGCGGCTATCCTTATCGCCAAGTTTACGAATTGCTTTCATCATGGAAATCATTTTGCGAACACCTCCTTTCCCTGTTCTGTATAAACGTGCCACATATCTGCGTAAAGCCCGGCTTTCTCCAGCAATTGCGGATGAGTACCAGCTTCCTTGACCTGTCCGTTATCAAATACACAAATCTGATCTGCGTTGACAATCGTGTGCAGTCGGTGTGCAATCATAATTATTGTTTTATTTTTCAGCAGATTACCAAGGGCCATTTGGATTTTGTGCTCGTTTTCAATATCCGTAAAACTGGTAGCCTCATCGAAAATAATGATGGGGGAATTTTTCAATATAGCCCTTGCAATACAGATGCGTTGTTTTTCACCACCTGACATTTTTATGCCTGCCGTGCCTATCTGCGTATCATAACTTTTGGAAAGCGTTAGGATAAAGTCATGGATTTGCGCGGCTTTAGCCGCAGCCTCCAC
It includes:
- a CDS encoding DNA-methyltransferase, translated to MYYYEDKWFKLIQGDCIERLRSIDEKSINMIFADPPYKLSNDGITCKSGKMASVNKGEWDRSEGLKDDHDFNKKWLLECGRVLTDNGTIWISGTYHIIHSIAFALMEMNYYIINEVTWNKPNAAPNMGCRCFTASQETLLWAKKSKKARHVFNYSLMKELNGGKQMRSVWDIPTTPMREKTYGGHPTQKPKELLKRCILSSTNHEDIILDPFCGSGTTGVVAVENRRKFIGIDTNTEYLELTKKRLLDAEGEITWMNYGQNPF
- a CDS encoding NUDIX domain-containing protein, with amino-acid sequence MKRYPETTVSAVIFNPQEKILLCKSHKWGNKYVIPGGHIELGEKMEESLKREILEETGLNIYDIKLIGLKESIFSDTFHEKKHFIFIDYKCKTDSSNVVLNNEAEEYEWADMQQIENYDLGGFTKELLMLLRDKNKTENCVEIFYNY
- a CDS encoding ABC transporter ATP-binding protein, translated to MISMMKAIRKLGDKDSRRLISPIVLSVFDSLLNSCMYGVMLFVLLDLAQGQFQTENLKGYVLVLVTVFLLRCIVQAISFTQAQCLGPDISYRLRITLGNHIRSLNLGYFNKNSIGKLSGTLLTDVNDFETIVTHCLCDFIKVISFTALSMIAAVLINWKFGLAIALLVLIAFPFLRLSGKVSERNYEKLRNANHNVVSRIVEYISGIKTFHLYTLIGSRFRRLDDALQNLRRESIRTEISILPAALSFSSITAMIVPVALILGTWFLTAQHMNAASFLLFVLLAISISSMMTVLSSLYPQVRSISRAADNILSVLGEKPLPYEAEKPDFKNYEISFHDVSFGYTKESSVLHNLSFTARPGTTTALIGPSGSGKTTIISLIARFWDVTEGSITICYEDIRKIMPDTLAHQMAIVFQDVYLLQDTVINNIKIGNPSATKEEIVAAAKAAHCHDFIMEMENGYDTMIGEGGSTLSGGEKQRISIARALLRNAPIVLLDETTSSLDADNEKEIQHAFDHLMKGKTVLVIAHRLKTIINADNILVLDKGHIRESGTHDELMHRNGWYAHMIEEQRKAEQWSVQN